One stretch of bacterium DNA includes these proteins:
- the rplD gene encoding 50S ribosomal protein L4 has translation MKLDVYKIDGTKSGEQIELNSKVFGIEPNDHAIWQAVTTEASNKRLGLSATKNRALVNGGGKKPWKQKGRGTARAGTIRSPLWVGGGRIFGPVPHTYKKALPKKAKRLAKCSALSHKTKENNIIAIEDFSFDAPKTKDMFLILDKLNMEDKKVLLLINETDNNVYLSGRNIAKFYVKRAAEFSTYDVVKAETVLVQKSAIQKLNEGLSK, from the coding sequence GTGAAACTCGACGTATATAAAATAGACGGTACCAAATCTGGTGAGCAGATAGAGCTCAACAGTAAAGTGTTCGGTATTGAACCAAATGATCATGCTATTTGGCAGGCAGTAACAACCGAAGCATCTAATAAGAGGCTTGGGCTTTCAGCCACCAAAAACAGAGCATTGGTGAATGGCGGCGGTAAAAAACCCTGGAAACAAAAAGGGAGAGGTACAGCGAGAGCAGGAACAATCCGTTCACCTTTGTGGGTCGGAGGAGGAAGAATTTTCGGGCCTGTTCCGCACACATATAAAAAAGCTTTGCCTAAAAAAGCAAAAAGGCTTGCAAAGTGCTCAGCTCTGTCGCATAAGACAAAAGAAAACAATATAATAGCAATTGAGGATTTTTCTTTTGATGCGCCAAAAACGAAAGATATGTTCCTGATCCTGGACAAGCTGAACATGGAAGATAAGAAAGTGTTGTTATTGATTAATGAGACTGATAATAATGTGTATTTGTCCGGTCGGAATATAGCAAAATTTTATGTGAAAAGGGCAGCAGAGTTTTCTACATATGATGTTGTAAAAGCTGAAACTGTCCTGGTTCAAAAGAGTGCTATTCAAAAGTTAAATGAGGGCCTAAGCAAGTGA
- the rpsJ gene encoding 30S ribosomal protein S10: MVAGQTIRIKLKAYDHNLIDKSTERIVKTAKTTGAAISGPIPLPTQKTIYTVLRSPHVDKKSREQFETRIHKRLIDILNASPKTVDALMKLELPAGVDVEIKV; encoded by the coding sequence CATCAAATTAAAAGCGTATGATCATAATCTCATAGATAAGTCAACTGAGAGAATTGTGAAAACCGCAAAAACCACAGGAGCGGCAATCTCCGGACCGATTCCTCTGCCAACGCAGAAGACTATTTATACGGTTTTGAGATCACCGCACGTGGATAAGAAATCAAGAGAACAGTTTGAGACGAGAATTCATAAGCGGCTTATAGATATTCTGAATGCATCACCTAAAACTGTTGATGCGTTAATGAAGCTTGAATTGCCGGCCGGAGTCGATGTCGAAATAAAAGTATGA
- the rplC gene encoding 50S ribosomal protein L3 — MSGILGKKIGMTRFFDESGRSVSATLIEAGPCPVVQVKTKEQDGYSAVQLGFIEQKVKRINKPKLGHFKKTDIPPHRVLREFRDFELDVKEGDKVNVDIFNVGQKVKITGVSKGGGFAGVMKRHGFSGGPKSHGQSDRLRAPGSIGQSATPKRVIKGMKMAGRRGGKQITLRNLEILKVIPDRNLILVKGGVPGARNSILEIRN, encoded by the coding sequence ATGAGTGGTATTTTAGGGAAAAAAATTGGCATGACGCGTTTTTTTGATGAGTCTGGCCGTTCAGTGTCAGCAACTCTCATTGAAGCGGGGCCATGCCCTGTAGTACAGGTAAAGACGAAAGAACAAGATGGTTACAGTGCTGTTCAGCTGGGTTTTATCGAGCAGAAGGTTAAGCGGATAAATAAACCCAAATTGGGCCATTTTAAAAAGACTGATATTCCACCTCATAGAGTTCTTCGTGAATTTCGTGATTTTGAGCTTGATGTCAAAGAAGGCGATAAGGTCAATGTAGATATCTTTAATGTAGGGCAGAAAGTGAAGATTACGGGAGTATCAAAGGGAGGCGGATTTGCCGGTGTTATGAAACGTCATGGTTTCAGCGGCGGCCCAAAATCGCACGGACAGTCGGACAGATTGCGAGCACCCGGTTCTATTGGACAGTCTGCGACCCCGAAACGGGTTATTAAGGGCATGAAAATGGCCGGACGTCGAGGGGGTAAACAGATTACTCTCAGGAACCTTGAAATCCTCAAAGTCATCCCCGACAGAAATCTCATCCTTGTCAAGGGTGGAGTCCCGGGTGCAAGAAACAGTATTTTGGAGATTCGGAATTAG